The sequence below is a genomic window from Gossypium hirsutum isolate 1008001.06 chromosome A11, Gossypium_hirsutum_v2.1, whole genome shotgun sequence.
TTTGcttattttcgattagactaaagacatgtttaggttcgtctactaatacaagctgtcTTTCCGTATTACAATCTAACCATGTAATAACGTTTAGTATCAGTTAAAGATTAGACAACCAACGagtaacatttgcttccattttgctttgcgtgcaaaaaccatgtgaggataatatacaaagtattgatgtaatttatgaataattttactaaccaatctgttcgaaaaattaaaaaatgtacttaaattaaaatactacacttagagcACCAGATCTAACATTCTCAATATTTCCCATTACATTTCCAACATGAATCTCACATGAACCAAGCTTAACCACTAACCTTTTAATGGTTTCTAACCCAATTTCTCTAAGTTCTCTTTAATGGCAATTTAAGCTAACTTCAAAAATCACAAAATCTAACCATTAAATTGGTTGTACTAATCTTCTTACTTTAAAAAGCTATGAATTGTTTTGAAGAAAAGCTTGCTTATGTATTGTATTAATGGCCAAATATGGAGGAAAGAACTCaactcttttttcttctttaagtTCAGTCTTGaagagaagaagatgaagatgatatttaaaaatttataattagtcCACTGAATTTGGTGTAATTAGAGCACACCATTTACACTTTTCAATTCTTAAGGGTAGGGTGGGAATTGGAGTAATTAAGTGAGCAATTACAAACCAGTACACTAAAATCCAATTAACTTATGACTTTTCAAACATGTCCATATATGATTTAAGTttgaaaagttatttttatacaataatagtattttaatttaagaatttatgtatatttaaaaatattctttattttacttatttcgtttaaataatttaaaatttttgttaataatAGATAATTTCCTATATGTTGAGCtactaaatagttaattaaattacatagtatttattattacttatttatactaaatttaactaatttacatattatttattatttattatttatacttggTCAATGATCAATTGATGGTAACAGTGAGTATATATTTAATGTTAGAGAGAGAATAACTTAACAAATATTGAATGTTAGagtaatttggtaaaattgcttagcttgtttatttttcttgttaatttattAGCAATCGTATTGTCAAATACTTTTGGACTATCGTATCATATATGATTGTTTGattttaggattttttatttgtttaaatatttttttcttaaatattatttataatttctataataattaatattttttagaatttaaaattacttagttatgtaattattatttatattatcaaatataacataagGAATTATGATGTAATTACACTCTACTAGTCAAACATGTCTAGAGAGTTAGAATTCCTTATAACTACAAGAGAATGTAGTTACTACCTTAGTAATTATATTACTATCCACTCACTCTGTAAGTAATTATATTACTATCCACTCACTCTGTGGTGCCTAAACTTACCCTTAAAATTTCTTTGTAAAAATTTAAGTTTTCCATTTTTGCTAGAAAAagaaaacactaaaattaattatatataaggaatggataaaacaaataaataaaataaaatggttcTCTCCTAAAATCCAAGTTTTCCCTTATAAATATTCGATAATTCTTGTAACAACCTAAGTTTTCCCCTTTTAtcgaaaaaactaaaatttaatcttaaaaattgaaaaaaataaaggaaattaaaaaggtaaaatgagtgaccaaaataaaaaattattaaagttgaGAGACTAAAATAAGTGTACAATAACAGTGTCATTAGCCACATTAATGATGagaaactaaaatgaaaaaaatatctaATGATGAGTgaccaaaactaaaaaaaaaaaccatctaACGATGGtgctatatttgaattttatttattttttattatcaaaatgaaAATCTATTAAAGATCGTGATTGGCTGTgtaatttatcttattatttgtatgtaaaaataacaaatttcttTTGAGGAAACTGCACTAATAGTTACCcaatattagtattttttaacATAATAGCAACTTAAACCCtcaacatttaaaacattgtaCCAAATTagtctcaattttaaaaaatttagccctcaacatttacacattgtgtaatttggtcttttttttacaattttacttttctttgtgacccttttcacctaaaaagctaaaaatacaaacttatcaactaaatttgattgaaaatgtacaaaaaaattaaaacaccaaaaattataatataatgatTTTCTTGTTTTCCCATTCTTTTATAGATTAACTctgaatattaaaaaaacaaaattataaaaaaattaaattatataatgcgtaaatattaataattaaatattttagaatctaaaattaatttggcataatttataaatattaaatgttaaaattactattatattaattttaaaagcagtaataatgataaaaaaaataaaattgaatagtgGAAATATTAATAGTTAGGTGATTTaacctttctttttttattttaaaggctTGATTCAACTGGAcccgaaccgatccaaatatccCGCTCCCTACACTCAAATAGCAAATTGTTCGTATATAAGCTTTCCTAAAATCTGGAAACcccccttaaaccctaaatcccaaaATCTCTGAACTCAAAATGATTCACTAAAGTTAGAGCTTTTGGGGTAGATTCAATTCACCCATCAAACCTTCGCTTCCCCCGTCAATTTTATTTTCCTTCgagaaataagaaaaaatgaCAATCCATTCGGTTGTAATCCAAAAGCTCTTAACAACAAATGCTCACATCGGCCGACAAGTAGCAACCCACCACTTCAAACAATTCACCTACGGCTTCCGAAATAGACAATCCATTATCGATTCCGACAAGACCCTAATCTGTCTCCGCAATGCTCTCAACTTCCTTTCCTGCCTCTCTCGTGATCCTTCTTCCTCTTTCCTCTTCATCAACACTAACCCTCTTTTCCAACCCATAATCGACGAGATGACCTCCAGAGTCACCAGCTTAATCCCTGAAAGGGCTAGCAGCCTTTGGAAGATGCGTGGCTTTTTGACCAACAGTTGTAGTCCTAAGAAGTTTCGTTCTAGGCACAAGAAATTGGTTTTCGCGCCAACTAAGATGCCGGATTGTGTTGTGATTTTCGACACTGAGAGGAAAAGTTCCGTCTTTTTGGAAGCGGAAAGGTTGGGGATCCCGATTGTTGCCTTGGTTGATTCCAGTATGCCGTGGGAGTATTATAAGAAGGTTACTTATCCAATACCGGCCAATGATTCTGTTCAGTTCGTTTACTTGATATGTAACATGATAACTAAGTGTCTTATGTTGGAGAAGAAAAAAGACGGAGCAAAGGGACCTGGGAAGAAGGCTACAATCAagtatgtttttattatatttttaaagtttctttTTCTGGGTTTGAGATTTGAATGTTTTGATAGGatggattctttttatttttctttctaattttggGGGATAGGGTGGGTTTTATCTCTGAACTTTGGGTGCTGTGACCGAAATTGAGTATAAAAATCATAGGGTATAAGGTGTGCATTGgatgctgattttattgatttaACTAGAGAGGAAATAAGAGACCGGCTAAGTTTGTTGGCAGTAATTGTTGTAAGATTGGATGTGCTTGATGGATGATTTAAGAGTAATTTTGAGTTGTGGACATAAGTTTCTCGATATATAAATGACAATCTTGAGTTATTACTAAGTTGTTCCTTGCTTAAGTAGCTTGATTGAGGATCTTAGTATAGAGAGAATATCCTTTTCCCAGTTCTTATCGGTTTACTTCTGATAATTGTGCAGAATGATAGGTTTATTTCTTATTTTGTAGTCCCTGTCTGGAATTCTTGTTCTGAAGTTTGTCTATTTTATACGAGTTGAGTTTTCATGGTTTGCTGTTGCATTGTTTCTTCTGTTCTTTGTTTTTGTATTGGAACTATTTCCAGTTGTCTGGTTTATTTGAAATCCAATATTTGATTAAAGGGACCGAGTAGAGAGCACAAGTGAGAGTGAAGGCAGTGCAAGTGATGAAGTGCTTGTTGTTCCTTATGAAAACTTAGCACCTATGTCTTGTGGTAATATTTTCTCATTATTCTTTTACTTGTGAATTTATTGTATTCCAAATATAGCATCGAGAAAAATATAACAGTACATTAGAGTTCAGCTTGTATAATTTGCTTGTTTGGATTCTTTCTGTCTTGAAGCAGATGTTGCTGAATCTAAGCAGCTTCTGGATAAGCTTGTTGTGGTGAAGTATAATGGAGCTTTGGGAAAGAATATGAGTTTTGGTGGTCCCAAGTAAGCAATTATCTAACTTCTGGAAGtttgatacttttttttttttgaagaaaagagAAGCATTTCTTGATGATTCCATGGTTATATATTAAAGACATGCCTCTTCATAAATGAATATAGTTTCTGTGATATACATATGTTTTTTGGTTTCATGAAGATGGTTTGAATAGAATCTTGTTTgatataaatggttaaatattcTAATTTTGTGATGACATCCCTTACTTCAAATATTGTACTACCACCCTTTTGGATGAATCTTTGTTGTTATTATATTAGGCATTTTCACATGAAATATGCTTAAATACTTTACTACTTAGTTCCTGGGTGAACTTTATATTCAAGAGAATTTAAGAACTGTCCGGTTTTTATTTGAGAAATGACGTGCTTTCTTTACTTTGGTCTTTGATATTTGAGTCATTCTTGTCATAGAAACATTTGGACATTTAGTTGAATTTGTGCAATTCCTTTTATCCTTTGCACAGGTCTTTGATTGAAGTTAAAAATGGGTCAACACCTCTTGACTTAATTGTTAACCAAATTCAGGTTGGTTACCAGCTATTTGTTGTATATATTGTTCTTTTATAGCATTAGAGCTCACTAGTTGAACATTTTCAATTCTTTGTAGTCACTAAATTCGAAGTACGGATGCAATATTCCTCTGCTTTTGATGAACCCAAAGAACACACACAATGATATTGTAAAGGTGATCTGTTTTTCCTACACTGTTTTGTTGTTAACCTTGTATCTCAGCAAAGGTACTCAGCCAAGTTGTCATGTGTAGGCTTTGGAGAAGTATTCCACCTTAGACGTCGATATACATCCTTTTGAACAGGTTTGGGAACCTAACTTTTCCTGTTGTAACTGGTTCTGGAATTTGTTCATACTCATTAAACTCATAACTTCCTCTTGATAAATTTGAGAACCTAGCTAGATATACATCCTTTTGAACAGGTTTGAGAACCTAGCCATTATTTTCTTGTTGCATAACTGGTTCTGGAATTATTTTCTATGGTCCTTAAATTTGTACTTCTTCTTGATAAAATAATTGGATTTATGTAGGGTGAACATACTCAACATGAATCTTTTGTCAGCGAGGGATGTGAGGATAAATGGTATGCCCAATTTTGCATCCTTCCTTCGGTGCAGCATCATTGTTTTCTTTGCTTTTTTGTTAATATAAGATTTTTCTGTGATGAATGAACTATGATAATGTTATTTAGCAACTTCTGGAAGTCTTGGTAAAGTTCATAGTTGGCTCTAGAAATCAACCATAACTTTGAATGCAAATTAGGATAGTTCCGCGCCTATTACTCTGAATTTATTCTTCATATTCACTTTCCTTTTCTCATTGTTATGAAATACTAGTCCTTTTGATCTATTCTAGGTTTATGTTTTCCTGAGTTTAGCATTTTTCAGTATCTTTCATTTTGATGAACGGGGAAATATGCATGGTCTACTGTCAGTATCCTATTTCCTCCTATGTCGAAAAACTGGAAAATCATAGATTCCAAAATTTTATGGAGTGATCTGATAATTTTCCAAAATACCCAATAGattccttttctttttgcttATTTACTCTGCAGGATTATATTGTGGTTACAGTCACCAATTGCTGAAAGGTCTCATCATTGCTTTATTTTTTTGTGCAAAGGCAATCTTCTAAACATGGCGCTCATTTCCTTTCCCTAATGAATAGTGGAACTCTTGATGTATTACTTGCTCAGGTATTTGTGATTTCGaaaatatttcattttgtttCTCAAGTCTAAAATAGAAAGAAATATCCTTGAGGATGAAAATGCAAAAGTATGCCAGGAGGAAAGCTGATGCAAACTCTTAATCTCATTGCTTCCtgtaggaatattctgtaaatattttaggaatattttgtagatattttctttattaaaatcccttattttaagggatcatatctcctatttagtatctttcctaacttagagtttcctaaagtagtgtcataggttgtatataaaaactctgatttatgttctatttagtataaaaaaatactctgatttctacatGGTATCAGCTTAGGTTACGATTTCTTTTTCAACCTAGACCATGTCCGAAACTCCTTCTCCTACTTCGGAGATTACTTCAAATCCAGAAAATTTTTCTGATTCCGATGCTCCATCAGATTCGTCTGGTCTGACTATCACCTGCCATCGATTGAATGGCAACAATTTTCTTGAAGGGTCTTGTGAAGGTAATCTGGTTATAAAAGATCCAGAAGGTAACCTTTCTTCTACTGCATTTTTCTCCTCTCAGTTGACTCCTAATTGGATCCTCGATTCTGGTGCTACGGATCATATGACTGGTAACAAGACATTGTTTCACAATTTTTTCCATGCCTTTGGTAAAGCTGTCAAAACGGCTGATGGTACCTTGTGCAAAATAGAGGGACATGGCACTGTTATTCTCAATGAACAGATTGCACTTAAAAATGTTCTCTTTGTACCAAATCTGGCGTGCAATCTCATCTCTGTTAGTAAATTGTCCACAGACTTGCACTGCTCTGTAATTTTTAATGATCGTGATTGTACTTTGCAGGCACTGAACTCGAAGAAGATGATTGGTAAGGCCAGCTTGTATAATGGTCTCTACATCCTCCCTACCTCTCCTAAAATCGAGATCTCCAAGTCATTTACCGCTTTAGGAAAAGTTGATACTGTTATGTTATGGCACTTTCGTTTAGGCCATCCTAGTTTCCAATACCTTGCAAAATTGTTTCCTGCTCTATTCATTAATAAAAGGCCTAATTCTTTTTCTTGCAAAGTTTGCTCTCTTgccaaacatactaaatcatcttattttccttctacatacaagccttcttacccttttgctttgatccatagtgatatttggggcccttctcgggtgaagaatgctgataattgtaagtggtttatcacttttattgatgatcacagtaggataacttggacttatttgctgaaagataaatctgaaactgctagtgtttttgtgcaattttataacaTGGTTCTCACTCAATTTGGGTCTAAAATCCAGCTCTTTAAATCTGATAATGGCAGTGAATTTTTTGCAAGGTCTTTAGGtgattttttttaaggaaaagggcATAGTTCAGATTAGTTCTTGTGTTGGAACCCCACAACAAAACGGCGTTGCCGAAAGAAAAAATAGGCACCTTCTTGAAGTTACTCGTTCTCTTCTATTTACCACTAATGTTCCTAAATATTTGTGGGGGGAAGCCTTATTAACTGCCACATATTTAATCAACCGGATGCCTAgtaaggttttaaaatttcaaacgcctcaatctatatttttgcagcactttcctcattttaagcctatctcctccattctgccacttaaaatttttggctgcactgtttttatccaaaatattgctcctaataagtccaagttagatcctaagtctttaaaatgtgtattggttgggtATTCTTCACTTAAGAAGGGTTATAAATGCTATCATCCTCCTTCTAAACGATTTTTCACCACTATGGATATAACATTTTATGAGCAGGATTCCTATTTCACTCAGGCTGAAATTCAGGGGGAAACATGGAGTGATTTTCAGCCACAACAGGTATCTCCTTCTAATCTTCATTCTCAACCTTCAGAATTGCCATCTTGTTCGCCATTACCTGCAGATCTGTCACCTGTGAATGCTCCCATTGATTCTCCTGTAGTACCTATGATTAATTCACCTACACCCACTTTAAACACTCTTCCTGAAAATACACCTACTCCAATTGACAGTCTTCAAAAAACACCATCACCCAAACAGCTTCGTGTCTACACAAGAAAAAGAAGACATATCCCTGAGACTGTTTTGCAATCTGATTCTTGCCGAGAATTGGATTTGGGTCCAGCTGCCGAAATGGAAGAAGAAATCAGTAAGTCCACTACTCTAGATGACTTTCCTATTGCTATTAGAAAAGGGGTTAGACAGTGCACCAAGCATCCTATTGAAAAATTTACTGGTTATAATTCATTGATGCCGTCTTTTCAAGCATTTACAGCAACTTTGGATAAAGAACAGGTTCCCACAAGCATAGCTGAAGCTCTAAAGGATCCAAAATGGAGAAGGGCTGTTGAAGAGGAAATTTGTGCACTAGAGAAAAATGCTACTTGGACCATTACAGACCTTCCTCAAGGAAAAAAGGCTGTCGGCTGTAAATGGATCTTTGCTGTAAAGTATAACTCCAATGACAGTATccaacgatacaaagctagactagtggccagaggtttcacgcaaacatatgggatagacttcacagaaacttttgcacctgtggcaaagcttaacactattcgagtactccTAAGTTTGGCTGTAAATTGCGATTGGAAATTACACCAACTTAATGTAAAAAACGCATTTCTTAATGGCAAGCTTGAGGAAGAAGTCTATATGCAATTGCCACCTGGCTCAAAGTCTATTGAAGGTAGCAACAAGGTTTGCAAGCTCAACAAGTCTCTATACGGGTTAAAACAATCACCCAAAGCTTGGTTCGAGAGGTTCACTAAAGTCATTCTTCAAAATGGCTACAAGCAGTCCCTTGCTGATCATACGCTTTTCATCAAGGTAACTTCTACAAATAAGAAAGCTATCCTAattgtgtatgtggatgacatcattcttactggagatgatgaggaagagattagcaatttgaagaagttgttaaacagggaattcgaaaccaaggacttgggaaagctaaggtatttcctaggaatggaggtggcaagatcaaaagaaggacttgtgatcaaccagagaaagtatgtacttgatttactcaAAGAAACTGGTTTTCTTGGCTGTAAGCCGGCTGATACACCAATGGAGGCAAACTTGAGATTCAATAAAGAAGATGAGTCCTTAGTAGACAGAGAGAAATTTCAAAGGTTAGTTGGGAAACTAATCTACTTATCCTTGACAAGGCCAGATATAGCTTTTCCCGTAAATGTAATAAGTCAACACATGACTAATCCTACTGAAGAGCATATGGCAGCagcaaatagaattctcaagtacttgaagaaaactccaggacacggcttaatgtttaagaagacacaagacagaactgttaagatttttacagactctagttgggctggagatctcactgaaagaagatccactagtgggtactgcacttttgtttggggtaaccttacaacttggagaagtaagaaacaatctgttgtttcaagaagtagtgctgaagctgaatttagagcactagctttggggatatgcgaaggaatttggctacttaaattactaaaagaacttggcacaaatcaggaggatcactttgaagtttgtgtgataatcaatctgccattcagattgccaagaacccagttcaacatgaccgaacaaagcatgttgaaattgataggcattttattgctgatcaagtcaacaaaaagacagccactctttcttacattccttcagaaggacagattgcagacattcttaccaaggctttgccaaaacctgtgttcaataaattcctattcaagctgggattatacaatgtatattctccagcttgagggggagtgtaggaatattctgtaaatattttaggaatattttgtagatattttctttattaaaatcccttattttaagggatcatatctcctatttagtatctttcctaacttagagtttcctaaagtagtgtcataggttgtatataaaaactctgatttatgttctatttagtaTAAAAAAATACTCTAATTTCTACACTTCTAGGGTAAGGAGTATGCCCTTGTGGTTAACCCAGATAATGTGGCTGGTGTTGTGGACCCAAGTATCCTTTGTATTGTTCCTATCATTTTATTTTGCAGTGTTTATTAATGACCTTCAATTCTGTAGTTGTACCCcttgatttgataatttagaAATCTTGAACCATTTGGCCCAAAACAGTATTGAATATTGTTCGGAGGTATGCAAGGATGATTTCGATTTATTATAACTCTTCGGCTAAAATTTGTTTGTAAGTCTTTACTGTTTTCAGGTGACACCAACCACCTCCAATGGTTTAATCAACTTTATGGCTAGTTCGCTCCAAGGGATGTTTAAGGCAAGTGATATCATGAATTGTCTTGATGTCTGATAAATTTGTTTGATATCCATGTATATATCAAAACAGCCTTAATTAACTTTGTTGCTTTCTTTATGATATAGCTTGAAGACTTCACTTCAGATCACTCTGAAAAAGTAAGTTGCTTATAATACTTATTCACTGAAGAAAAAGGcatgaatatgtgtatatatgcactttttgtccaaaattttatgtCAAGTTGCACAGAACAATAGTAGAATTGCGTGGTTTCTTACAGACATTGTTTGGTTAATCTAACTGGCTCATCATATTCCTTTCTGTTTTGTCTTGCTCATAATAAGTCGGTGAAAGGATTCAAATACATTGATACAAGAAGCTTGTAAGTTAACTGCTATGCGCCTGTAATTTGTTCtaataaaaatgcaaataggcTAAATTGTGGTTTCATTTCTCTCAGGTGGCTAAATTTGAAAGCCATTAAAAGGCTTGTAGATACCAGTGCACTGAATTTGGATAACCTTTCTACTTTAAAGGTACCTTTTGCTTAAAATTTTCCGAGACAGCTTTACATGCTATATGAAGCAAGAAACTGATAAAAGTTTTTGTTGTTGCTTTGTCATTGAGGCAGTTATTTGAAAATTCAATTGGCATTTCCATTCCTCAATCTCGTTTTCTTCCTTTGAATTGCACGTCGGACTTATTCCTTCTCCAGGTCATTCTCTTttataaactataatttcatGCTACAACCCAAAGAAAGTACTATTTCATCTGACTTAAGGCTTTAAGCATCAAAATTCTATATTCTACAGTCGGACCTTTACTCATTTACTGAAGGCATGTTTGTTCGAAATGATGCGAGGGTCAGTCCTAGTGACCCTTCCATTGCTTTAGGACCTGAATTTGAAAAGGTGAGGGTTTATGGACTCATGAAGGCATTATATTTATTGTGGTTGCATTTATTTTCTTGAATCTATTATTACATTCTGTTTTCCTAATCAGATTAGCGATTTCAAGCGCCGCTTTGAAACAATTCCTAGCATTGTCAAGCTGGATAGCTTGGAGGTGAATGGTGATGTTTGGTTTGGAGCTGATATAGTTCTCAAGGTATCCATATTATTGCCCCTGGATCAATACCTTGCTTCTTTGTTGGGATATCTTTTCCTTCATGTATTACATTTAAACTTGATGCTATGATTTTTTCAGTGCTGAAAGTTGCAGATAAGTGTTGTGTTTCAGTATTTTCAAATCACTAAATAATTTGATGATGTGTTAATTATTGATTGATGGCTAAATTGTGCAAGAGGGAAGTTGTATCCAACGGAAGTTAAGTATTTTAGTTCTTTGTTATCCATTACATAAAAATTTCCTTTTCCCGTAAAAGGCTAAAAGTGCTGTCAGTGAAATACTATACATTCTTTAGGAATTTCAATTATGTAATTTGATTCTTGCTCTTTTCTTTTtggaataaaaatttatttatctgcACTGTTTGATATGGATTGTTGACAATATTTTTGAAACAAATCAAGAGTACAGCCAATACTGATATCCTGTTATGTGTATTGAAATTCCATGTTACTGAGATTTGGTCGTGAGTGTCAGGAATATGTATGTTTGACTTGGGTATGCTAATTTTTTCTCATGGTTTATATGTATTTGGGAGTCCTTAGAGGTTCATATCCCTCTCATACCTATGTCCAGAATGTTTGACATAGTACTTAAGAATATTAAGTAGGAGCAAGAAATATACTTGCTGCTTTATTGAGTTTGCTTTCTTTGTGGTTTTAAGTCACTGCTGTTTTAGTGCTCCTGTGAGTCCTTAATTTTGCTGTTTTAACTTGTTTCTGCTTGTGTACTTAAGGGGAAAGTTGTAATCGATGCAAGCCCTGGACTGACATTGCGGATTCCTGGCGGAGTTGTGCTCGAAGATGAGGTAATTCTTAAGAATATATTGTACTTCTTGATCTCTTTTTTCCCCTCCTGTGCTAGGCACTCATATCCGTTGGTCTGTTTTGCGTTTTGGTGTGTTCAGGAGATCAATGATCCCGCAGACATTTAAGGGAGGGAATCAGTTGTAGCTTTTTTGGTGAATGCGTTGAACATGAAGCAcaacacaaaacaaaaaaaaaaaaaggctttgtaatgctttaatattttgttattcaAATTTTGTATTGATCAATGTTATTTGTTATTGGAAGAGGAAATAATAGTTAGAGCTTTGAGCTGAGTGATTGATTCCTCATTATAAGCAGCTTAATGGAGACTGATGGCTCTAACTTCAGAACATGAGAATTGAGACTTGGCCTTTTTGTTGCTCCGGTTAGCGGGTGCCCATTAGGTACGAATTAAcgattatttatttatcattttaaatattcGCATTGATATATATTTTGGTGCTTTATTAGTAAACTGGCCTCTGAACTATATCCCAATTCTTATTTTGGTAAGAAATGGTgcttaaaattgtaaatattgtttcATTGTATATGATATTTAATCAAAATCTGccgtgttttttttttggtggtgTAGAGGTATGTGTGGGGTCAATTtactattataaatataattgtaaGTACATATTATGAAAATGAATTTGAAGACTAATCTTAATATGGTGATATCAATATGAAATAGTTGGGTTTTCTTCAGAAAGAAAATGAGTCAATACCAAATAACAGGGAAACCCCAAAAATATTGAAAGTTTCTgtggaaaatgaatttctttttaaacaaattaaggttaaattatttttcaaatttttgaaattttatcacTTCAAAAATTgggtaatttaccctaaaattaatggttaaattgtCTATATGTTGGGAATTTTTGCTTTATCGGCCAAacagtttttttttgtaaaacgaATTAGGAAAATAAGTCAATTTTAAATGGAGTATGAGAAAGTGTGTCTAGTTGGGCGTGTTTTCTACACAGGTGACAAAAATTTGTACTCAATTGAATGTGCTTTTTTCCAACGGTCATTAGgctattttctatatttttcattcaaatctAACTCTTTCTGTTCTCCCtaaactttcaattctctcaaaTTCTCAAGATTTGTtcgaaattttttaataaatttgtatgaaaatattatagttttattttattatttcgtagattattcattttgattaattttttacgAATGACAAGTTCTCTTATATGTTTCGATGACAAGCACATTTCCACCACTCAATCAATAATGgtaaggaaaaattttaaatttcgttattttcaattcagttaattttaaagttttaaattttttaaaattatcttattGATATAAATAGGCGGATGATCATGTTTTGGAGGGGTTCATA
It includes:
- the LOC107891001 gene encoding ribosomal protein S2, mitochondrial isoform X10, with translation MTIHSVVIQKLLTTNAHIGRQVATHHFKQFTYGFRNRQSIIDSDKTLICLRNALNFLSCLSRDPSSSFLFINTNPLFQPIIDEMTSRVTSLIPERASSLWKMRGFLTNSCSPKKFRSRHKKLVFAPTKMPDCVVIFDTERKSSVFLEAERLGIPIVALVDSSMPWEYYKKVTYPIPANDSVQFVYLICNMITKCLMLEKKKDGAKGPGKKATIKDRVESTSESEGSASDEVLVVPYENLAPMSCADVAESKQLLDKLVVVKYNGALGKNMSFGGPKSLIEVKNGSTPLDLIVNQIQSLNSKYGCNIPLLLMNPKNTHNDIVKALEKYSTLDVDIHPFEQGEHTQHESFVSEGCEDKWQSSKHGAHFLSLMNSGTLDVLLAQGLVKVIWL
- the LOC107891001 gene encoding UTP--glucose-1-phosphate uridylyltransferase 2 isoform X3, with the protein product MTIHSVVIQKLLTTNAHIGRQVATHHFKQFTYGFRNRQSIIDSDKTLICLRNALNFLSCLSRDPSSSFLFINTNPLFQPIIDEMTSRVTSLIPERASSLWKMRGFLTNSCSPKKFRSRHKKLVFAPTKMPDCVVIFDTERKSSVFLEAERLGIPIVALVDSSMPWEYYKKVTYPIPANDSVQFVYLICNMITKCLMLEKKKDGAKGPGKKATIKDRVESTSESEGSASDEVLVVPYENLAPMSCADVAESKQLLDKLVVVKYNGALGKNMSFGGPKSLIEVKNGSTPLDLIVNQIQSLNSKYGCNIPLLLMNPKNTHNDIVKALEKYSTLDVDIHPFEQGEHTQHESFVSEGCEDKWQSSKHGAHFLSLMNSGTLDVLLAQVTPTTSNGLINFMASSLQGMFKLEDFTSDHSEKSVKGFKYIDTRSLWLNLKAIKRLVDTSALNLDNLSTLKLFENSIGISIPQSRFLPLNCTSDLFLLQSDLYSFTEGMFVRNDARVSPSDPSIALGPEFEKISDFKRRFETIPSIVKLDSLEVNGDVWFGADIVLKGKVVIDASPGLTLRIPGGVVLEDEEINDPADI
- the LOC107891001 gene encoding ribosomal protein S2, mitochondrial isoform X9, whose translation is MTIHSVVIQKLLTTNAHIGRQVATHHFKQFTYGFRNRQSIIDSDKTLICLRNALNFLSCLSRDPSSSFLFINTNPLFQPIIDEMTSRVTSLIPERASSLWKMRGFLTNSCSPKKFRSRHKKLVFAPTKMPDCVVIFDTERKSSVFLEAERLGIPIVALVDSSMPWEYYKKVTYPIPANDSVQFVYLICNMITKCLMLEKKKDGAKGPGKKATIKDRVESTSESEGSASDEVLVVPYENLAPMSCADVAESKQLLDKLVVVKYNGALGKNMSFGGPKSLIEVKNGSTPLDLIVNQIQSLNSKYGCNIPLLLMNPKNTHNDIVKALEKYSTLDVDIHPFEQGEHTQHESFVSEGCEDKWIILWLQSPIAERSHHCFIFLCKGNLLNMALISFP
- the LOC107891001 gene encoding ribosomal protein S2, mitochondrial isoform X7 is translated as MTIHSVVIQKLLTTNAHIGRQVATHHFKQFTYGFRNRQSIIDSDKTLICLRNALNFLSCLSRDPSSSFLFINTNPLFQPIIDEMTSRVTSLIPERASSLWKMRGFLTNSCSPKKFRSRHKKLVFAPTKMPDCVVIFDTERKSSVFLEAERLGIPIVALVDSSMPWEYYKKVTYPIPANDSVQFVYLICNMITKCLMLEKKKDGAKGPGKKATIKDRVESTSESEGSASDEVLVVPYENLAPMSCADVAESKQLLDKLVVVKYNGALGKNMSFGGPKSLIEVKNGSTPLDLIVNQIQSLNSKYGCNIPLLLMNPKNTHNDIVKALEKYSTLDVDIHPFEQGEHTQHESFVSEGCEDKWQSSKHGAHFLSLMNSGTLDVLLAQLRLRFLFQPRPCPKLLLLLRRLLQIQKIFLIPMLHQIRLV